A window from Primulina eburnea isolate SZY01 chromosome 2, ASM2296580v1, whole genome shotgun sequence encodes these proteins:
- the LOC140822707 gene encoding uncharacterized protein isoform X1: MGQIVRKKKGRPAKVDSGGRGTPSSEREPRRSNRRRSVKYMFELDDYFDELGLFEDEEDEDELKREKELKLLLKVESKGTGGGGQQESAGPKQGRPGRRVHHPASPSSSSFSSDVELPSKKRKMNEGIDYQNGDASYEDDRNDDRIEVRERKSELKAKIFAPGPQTRAAPLGLPLPDKKTLELILNIIQRKDIYGVFAEPVDPEELPDYHGVIKNPMDFGTVRNKLSNGLYTTLEQIESDVCLICSNAMQYNAPDTIYYKQARGMHELAKRKFYELSLNSRSSEKERKHEQNTTSSSILNRQVKSPVSQTMQDPAGFDFSHGAGLGPVVDIHHVSNALSAVGSSRPCSVDRLVERNSFLNDNNFEKGEALLPGNSSLCKPGRKLSAHEENRRATYDISLTHPLASSESIFSTFEGESKQLVPVGAYAEHYYARSLARFAAALGPVAWKISSKRIEQALPQEVNYGRGWVIEYEPLSTPVLMLENRTVMEPPFFSKKLPDDPRKVEKKIPSLTISSMEIQGTMTVSEKNPHSVGPAKIRPASAHVTFPMKAQPDGENVSEVKVSFFSAPCSKPSSSANLSRHDEKSGSKNAVESEKQGLKQVELNGPPIFNKNVVDFIGQGHNSKGSEVEVSRSIFTSRNVNFTSSGSVKQPDIKEVSVVGLSNGKVVGDRINSNTVACSSSNLAKEVGYYPQEQGQGLSDPVCLMRMLAEKAQNQQKWVYQSSTDAHRVLSPDPNRDNLNNTITAVSHALRSVGACGFRPIGENTNLFKNQHANFLNISTRDMHSQGLRFREESPASVIHYRPDRNNSPLNVFVSQGCPQPMRVGNNMHFQNQPMAFPPFPPNSKQMLDSLPPDLNVGFQSPGSPGKNPSSGGLVEPQQPDLALQL, encoded by the exons ATGGGTCAGATCGTGAGGAAGAAGAAAGGTAGGCCAGCTAAGGTAGATTCCGGAGGACGTGGCACGCCGTCGTCGGAGAGGGAGCCCAGGCGGAGCAACCGCCGCCGGAGTGTGAAGTACATGTTCGAGCTGGACGATTACTTCGACGAATTAGGGCTATTCGAGGATGAGGAGGACGAGGACGAGCTGAAGAGAGAGAAGGAGCTCAAGCTATTGCTCAAGGTGGAGAGCAAGGGCACTGGCGGCGGCGGCCAACAGGAGTCAGCAGGTCCTAAGCAGGGCCGCCCTGGGAGGCGCGTGCACCACCCGGCGAGCCCGTCGTCGTCGTCGTTCTCTTCCGACGTTGAACTGCCTTCTAAGAAGCGGAAAATGAACGAGGGCATTGATTATCAAAATGGTGACGCCAGCTACGAGGATGACCGTAATGACGACCGTATAGAG gtCCGAGAAAGAAAGTCAGAACTCAAAGCCAAAATCTTTGCTCCAG GGCCACAGACAAGGGCTGCTCCATTAGGGCTACCGTTGCCTGATAAGAAGACATTAGagttgattttgaatataattcaaAG GAAAGATATTTATGGTGTCTTTGCAGAACCTGTTGATCCTGAAGAG CTTCCCGATTATCATGGAGTGATAAAGAATCCGATGGACTTTGGTACTGTGAGGAACAAGCTGAGTAATGGGTTATATACGACTTTGGAACAAATTGAG AGTGATGTTTGCCTCATATGCTCAAATGCAATGCAATACAATGCACCCGATACCATATACTACAAGCAG GCACGTGGCATGCACGAGCTGGCAAAAAGGAAATTTTATGAGTTAAGTTTGAATAGTCGCAGTTCAGAAAAGGAGAGAAAGCATGAGCAGAATACAACATCTAGCTCCATTCTAAATAGGCAAGTAAAAAGCCCAGTTAGCCAGACCATGCAAGACCCTGCCGGCTTTGATTTTTCACATGGAGCCGGTCTTGGGCCTGTGGTAGATATCCACCATGTCTCAAATGCACTCTCAGCTGTTGGATCTTCGAGACCTTGCAGTGTTGATCGACTTGTCGAGAGAAACTCATTCTTAAATGACAACAATTTTGAGAAGGGAGAAGCACTTCTGCCAG GAAACAGTTCACTGTGTAAACCTGGTAGAAAATTGTCAGCACATGAGGAAAACCGTCGTGCAACTTATGACATTTCTTTAACTCATCCTTTGGCCAGCTCAGAATCTATATTCTCAACTTTTGAGGGAGAAAGCAAGCAACTGGTTCCG GTCGGGGCTTACGCTGAGCATTACTATGCTAGAAGCCTGGCTCGTTTTGCTGCTGCTCTGGGACCTGTTGCCTGGAAAATTTCTTCCAAGAGAATTGAACAAGCACTGCCTCAAGAAGTAAATTATGGACGGGGTTGGGTGATAGAGTATGAGCCACTTTCAACACCTGTATTAATGCTGGAAAACCGCACTGTGATGGAACCACCATTTTTCTCGAAAAAACTGCCTGATGATCCTAGGAAGGTGGAAAAGAAGATACCTTCTCTTACAATTTCTTCCATGGAAATCCAGGGAACTATGACTGTCTCAGAGAAGAACCCACATTCTGTTGGTCCTGCTAAAATCAGACCAGCTTCTGCTCATGTCACTTTTCCAATGAAGGCACAACCAGATGGGGAGAATGTTTCTGAAGTGAAAGTATCTTTCTTTTCAGCTCCTTGTAGTAAACCTAGTAGTTCTGCTAATCTTAGTCGCCACGATGAAAAATCAGGATCCAAGAATGCTGTTGAATCCGAGAAACAGGGATTAAAACAGGTTGAATTGAATGGACCGCCTATATTCAATAAAAATGTAGTTGATTTTATTGGTCAAGGGCATAATTCAAAGGGTTCGGAAGTGGAAGTCTCGAGGTCAATCTTCACTTCAAGAAATGTCAACTTTACATCTTCTGGATCTGTTAAGCAGCCTGATATTAAAGAAGTTTCTGTTGTAGGATTGTCTAATGGCAAAGTTGTTGGTGATAGGATCAATAGCAATACAGTAGCATGTTCATCCTCTAATTTGGCAAAAGAAGTAGGGTATTATCCCCAGGAACAGGGACAGGGTCTTAGTGACCCTGTATGTCTGATGAGAATGCTTGCTGAGAAGGCTCAAAACCAACAAAAATGGGTATATCAGTCTTCCACTGATGCTCATCGAGTATTGTCTCCAGATCCGAATAGAGATAATTTGAATAACACTATCACAGCTGTCTCTCATGCACTGAGGTCTGTTGGAGCTTGTGGATTTAGACCTATTGGTGAAAATACGAATCTTTTCAAGAACCAACATGCAAATTTCCTCAACATTTCTACCCGTGATATGCAttctcaaggattacgatttcGCGAAGAGTCCCCAGCTTCTGTAATCCACTATCGGCCAGATAGAAACAATTCTCCACTCAATGTTTTTGTATCTCAAGGTTGCCCACAACCTATGAGAGTTGGAAACAATATGCACTTTCAAAACCAACCGATGGCATTTCCACCTTTTCCTCCTAACTCAAAACAGATGTTGGATTCCCTCCCCCCTGATTTAAACGTTGGCTTTCAGTCACCAGGGTCTCCCGGAAAAAACCCCTCTTCAGGTGGCCTGGTTGAGCCTCAGCAGCCTGATTTGGCTTTGCAACTCTGA
- the LOC140822707 gene encoding uncharacterized protein isoform X2, with product MHTRMPHKRRLFSFLLDYGVRERKSELKAKIFAPGPQTRAAPLGLPLPDKKTLELILNIIQRKDIYGVFAEPVDPEELPDYHGVIKNPMDFGTVRNKLSNGLYTTLEQIESDVCLICSNAMQYNAPDTIYYKQARGMHELAKRKFYELSLNSRSSEKERKHEQNTTSSSILNRQVKSPVSQTMQDPAGFDFSHGAGLGPVVDIHHVSNALSAVGSSRPCSVDRLVERNSFLNDNNFEKGEALLPGNSSLCKPGRKLSAHEENRRATYDISLTHPLASSESIFSTFEGESKQLVPVGAYAEHYYARSLARFAAALGPVAWKISSKRIEQALPQEVNYGRGWVIEYEPLSTPVLMLENRTVMEPPFFSKKLPDDPRKVEKKIPSLTISSMEIQGTMTVSEKNPHSVGPAKIRPASAHVTFPMKAQPDGENVSEVKVSFFSAPCSKPSSSANLSRHDEKSGSKNAVESEKQGLKQVELNGPPIFNKNVVDFIGQGHNSKGSEVEVSRSIFTSRNVNFTSSGSVKQPDIKEVSVVGLSNGKVVGDRINSNTVACSSSNLAKEVGYYPQEQGQGLSDPVCLMRMLAEKAQNQQKWVYQSSTDAHRVLSPDPNRDNLNNTITAVSHALRSVGACGFRPIGENTNLFKNQHANFLNISTRDMHSQGLRFREESPASVIHYRPDRNNSPLNVFVSQGCPQPMRVGNNMHFQNQPMAFPPFPPNSKQMLDSLPPDLNVGFQSPGSPGKNPSSGGLVEPQQPDLALQL from the exons ATGCACACACGCATGCCACATAAACGCCGACTCTTTTCGTTTCTCCTAGATTACGGA gtCCGAGAAAGAAAGTCAGAACTCAAAGCCAAAATCTTTGCTCCAG GGCCACAGACAAGGGCTGCTCCATTAGGGCTACCGTTGCCTGATAAGAAGACATTAGagttgattttgaatataattcaaAG GAAAGATATTTATGGTGTCTTTGCAGAACCTGTTGATCCTGAAGAG CTTCCCGATTATCATGGAGTGATAAAGAATCCGATGGACTTTGGTACTGTGAGGAACAAGCTGAGTAATGGGTTATATACGACTTTGGAACAAATTGAG AGTGATGTTTGCCTCATATGCTCAAATGCAATGCAATACAATGCACCCGATACCATATACTACAAGCAG GCACGTGGCATGCACGAGCTGGCAAAAAGGAAATTTTATGAGTTAAGTTTGAATAGTCGCAGTTCAGAAAAGGAGAGAAAGCATGAGCAGAATACAACATCTAGCTCCATTCTAAATAGGCAAGTAAAAAGCCCAGTTAGCCAGACCATGCAAGACCCTGCCGGCTTTGATTTTTCACATGGAGCCGGTCTTGGGCCTGTGGTAGATATCCACCATGTCTCAAATGCACTCTCAGCTGTTGGATCTTCGAGACCTTGCAGTGTTGATCGACTTGTCGAGAGAAACTCATTCTTAAATGACAACAATTTTGAGAAGGGAGAAGCACTTCTGCCAG GAAACAGTTCACTGTGTAAACCTGGTAGAAAATTGTCAGCACATGAGGAAAACCGTCGTGCAACTTATGACATTTCTTTAACTCATCCTTTGGCCAGCTCAGAATCTATATTCTCAACTTTTGAGGGAGAAAGCAAGCAACTGGTTCCG GTCGGGGCTTACGCTGAGCATTACTATGCTAGAAGCCTGGCTCGTTTTGCTGCTGCTCTGGGACCTGTTGCCTGGAAAATTTCTTCCAAGAGAATTGAACAAGCACTGCCTCAAGAAGTAAATTATGGACGGGGTTGGGTGATAGAGTATGAGCCACTTTCAACACCTGTATTAATGCTGGAAAACCGCACTGTGATGGAACCACCATTTTTCTCGAAAAAACTGCCTGATGATCCTAGGAAGGTGGAAAAGAAGATACCTTCTCTTACAATTTCTTCCATGGAAATCCAGGGAACTATGACTGTCTCAGAGAAGAACCCACATTCTGTTGGTCCTGCTAAAATCAGACCAGCTTCTGCTCATGTCACTTTTCCAATGAAGGCACAACCAGATGGGGAGAATGTTTCTGAAGTGAAAGTATCTTTCTTTTCAGCTCCTTGTAGTAAACCTAGTAGTTCTGCTAATCTTAGTCGCCACGATGAAAAATCAGGATCCAAGAATGCTGTTGAATCCGAGAAACAGGGATTAAAACAGGTTGAATTGAATGGACCGCCTATATTCAATAAAAATGTAGTTGATTTTATTGGTCAAGGGCATAATTCAAAGGGTTCGGAAGTGGAAGTCTCGAGGTCAATCTTCACTTCAAGAAATGTCAACTTTACATCTTCTGGATCTGTTAAGCAGCCTGATATTAAAGAAGTTTCTGTTGTAGGATTGTCTAATGGCAAAGTTGTTGGTGATAGGATCAATAGCAATACAGTAGCATGTTCATCCTCTAATTTGGCAAAAGAAGTAGGGTATTATCCCCAGGAACAGGGACAGGGTCTTAGTGACCCTGTATGTCTGATGAGAATGCTTGCTGAGAAGGCTCAAAACCAACAAAAATGGGTATATCAGTCTTCCACTGATGCTCATCGAGTATTGTCTCCAGATCCGAATAGAGATAATTTGAATAACACTATCACAGCTGTCTCTCATGCACTGAGGTCTGTTGGAGCTTGTGGATTTAGACCTATTGGTGAAAATACGAATCTTTTCAAGAACCAACATGCAAATTTCCTCAACATTTCTACCCGTGATATGCAttctcaaggattacgatttcGCGAAGAGTCCCCAGCTTCTGTAATCCACTATCGGCCAGATAGAAACAATTCTCCACTCAATGTTTTTGTATCTCAAGGTTGCCCACAACCTATGAGAGTTGGAAACAATATGCACTTTCAAAACCAACCGATGGCATTTCCACCTTTTCCTCCTAACTCAAAACAGATGTTGGATTCCCTCCCCCCTGATTTAAACGTTGGCTTTCAGTCACCAGGGTCTCCCGGAAAAAACCCCTCTTCAGGTGGCCTGGTTGAGCCTCAGCAGCCTGATTTGGCTTTGCAACTCTGA
- the LOC140822706 gene encoding uncharacterized protein yields MKITVERANTRETHLPGRSAGIPPPSDLSHKPSFMRKPPRRKSKTPRVGVLLKREVGVSSVKRSSHPETPLLKWKVDVGNEKSDSAENEKSSTEAGRRSGEVVSARKLAAGLWRLRLPEFHINGGRRSGIQSGDVEFKSTKRDHRLSKEHASPRKELVDSLHSVSGRKNGVSHKLELSCQYSNSEMEDVTKWDPIGSKMSNPSMQIFGQPRHHDQQASAALKTELEQARSRISELEAERRSSKKKIEQFLRKLSEERAAWRSREHEKIRAIIEDMKADLSIEKKNRQRLEMVNSKLVDGLSDAKLLAKRYKNAYEKEQKARELIEEVCNELAKEIGDDRAEVETVKRESMKLQEEVEEERKMLQMAEVWREERVQMKLLDAKVMLEEKYSYMNALVTNLELFLNSISTTLDGEEMKKAEFLTQTAKSIDIQDIRELAYEPANPDDFLSVFEDLNFSKSDNREDAEPYVGYSPASRASKIHTVSPEVKMLYKYGAREPSDISMDQNSEREEDASEWETVSHAEDQGSSYSPGGSDPSVTKHFRASNVSRNGGEWERDGGEETPNMEINKVGQMATQNLKKVSSISKLWRSYPSNDDNYHIVSVDGTKGRLLNGANISPDHSGKSGIYPTDLTGQCSSPDSGIPQTNRGMKGCIEWPRGAQKSSLKARLLEARMESQKIQLRQVLKQKI; encoded by the exons ATGAAGATCACCGTAGAAAGAGCAAATACCCGAGAAACCCATCTCCCGGGACGATCTGCAGGCATCCCTCCGCCGTCAGATCTTTCTCACAAGCCCAGTTTTATGCGCAAGCCTCCTCGCCGGAAATCAAAGACTCCCCGCGTCGGCGTGTTGTTGAAGAGGGAGGTAGGGGTTTCATCGGTGAAACGGAGCAGCCACCCGGAGACCCCTTTGCTCAAATGGAAGGTCGATGTAGGGAATGAGAAGAGTGATTCGGCGGAGAATGAGAAGTCGTCAACTGAAGCTGGCCGGAGGTCTGGGGAGGTAGTGTCGGCGAGGAAGCTTGCCGCCGGGCTTTGGAGGCTGCGTTTGCCCGAGTTTCATATCAATGGCGGCCGAAGATCTGGGATTCAG TCAGGAGATGTTGAGTTTAAATCCACAAAACGCGATCATCGCCTTTCTAAAGAGCATGCATCTCCTCGAAAAGAGTTGGTGGATAGCCTGCATTCCGTATCTGGGCGAAAAAATGGAGTATCGCACAAG TTGGAGCTTTCATGTCAATATTCCAACTCTGAAATGGAGGATGTTACAAAGTGGGATCCTATTGGTTCAAAAATGTCCAATCCATCAATGCAGATATTTGGCCAACCAAGGCACCACGACCAACAAGCAAGTGCCGCCCTCAAGACCGAACTTGAGCAAGCAAGATCCCGGATCAGTGAACTTGAAGCGGAGCGTCGATCTTCCAAAAAGAAAATTGAACAGTTTCTGCGTAAACTCAGTGAGGAAAGAGCTGCATGGCGAAGTAGAGAACATGAAAAAATTCGTGCTATTATAGAGGACATGAAAGCTGATTTAAGCATAGAGAAAAAAAATCGCCAGAGGTTGGAAATGGTCAATTCTAAGCTGGTCGATGGATTGTCGGATGCCAAGTTATTAGCAAAGAGATATAAGAATGCATATGAAAAAGAACAAAAGGCGAGGGAACTGATAGAGGAGGTATGCAATGAACTTGCTAAAGAAATTGGAGATGATAGGGCAGAAGTGGAAACGGTGAAAAGGGAGTCGATGAAACTCCAAGAGGAAGTTGAAgaagagaggaagatgttgcaGATGGCTGAGGTTTGGCGCGAAGAACGAGTGCAAATGAAGTTGCTCGATGCAAAAGTTATGCTCGAAGAGAAGTATTCTTATATGAATGCTCTTGTCACAAATCTTGAGTTGTTTTTGAATTCGATAAGTACAACATTGGACGGGGAGGAGATGAAGAAGGCGGAGTTCCTCACACAGACGGCCAAATCTATCGATATACAAGATATCAGGGAATTGGCGTACGAGCCTGCGAATCCTGATGATTTTCTCTCAGTCTTTGAAGATCTTAATTTCAGCAAATCCGACAACAGGGAGGATGCTGAACCATATGTTGGATACAGTCCAGCCAGCCGTGCCTCCAAGATTCATACAGTGAGTCCCGAGGTCAAAATGCTTTATAAATATGGTGCACGAGAGCCTTCTGACATATCTATGGATCAGAACAGTGAACGTGAAGAAGACGCCAGTGAGTGGGAAACTGTAAGCCATGCCGAGGACCAGGGTTCAAGCTATTCACCTGGTGGAAGTGATCCTTCCGTGACCAAACACTTTCGGGCCAGCAATGTCTCAAGAAATGGAGGGGAGTGGGAAAGAGACGGAGGAGAGGAAACACCAAACATGGAAATAAACAAAGTTGGTCAGATGGCAACACAAAATTTGAAGAAGGTTTCATCTATTTCTAAGCTATGGAGATCATACCCAAGTAACGATGATAATTACCATATTGTGTCAGTTGATGGAACTAAGGGAAGGCTGTTGAATGGGGCTAATATTTCTCCCGATCATTCTGGAAAAAGTGGGATTTATCCCACGGATTTGACTGGACAATGCAGCTCGCCTGACTCGGGGATTCCACAGACAAATCGAGGGATGAAAGGATGCATTGAGTGGCCACGTGGCGCACAGAAGAGTAGTTTGAAGGCCCGACTCTTGGAAGCGAGGATGGAAAGCCAAAAGATCCAGTTGCGCCAGGTTTTGAAACAGAAGATTTAG